GCGCGCTCGCTCACCGCGGCTTTGAACGCGGCGGCGTGCGCTGCCGCTGCGACCGACAAGATCGTGCCTTCGACCGGTTTGAGCAACGCCTGACGCGCGGCTTGAACCGCTTCGCCGAGGGCGGACGAGAACTCGATCGTGCGGACCGACTCCTTGTGCCGCACCGCATGCGCGAAGCCGCGGAACATCTGCGAGATGATGACGCCAGAATTGCCGCGCGCACCCATGAGCGCGCCCTGGGCTGCTGCGGCGGCGACTTTCGAGAGGTCCGGAGTTCGCGCTTTGCGCGCTTCGATCATCGCGCTGCGGACCGTGAAGAACATGTTCGTGCCCGTGTCGCCGTCGGGCACCGGGAAGACGTTGAGATCGTTGATGACGGTGCGGTACTTGCGCAAGAAATACGTGCCCGCGACGACGAAATCGGAAAATCGCCGTCCGTCACACGTCGTAACTTGCTCCACGTTGATGTCCCGCCCGTTTTTAGGCCCCTTGAAGGGCTTCTCAGCTTGTGGTATCATACGGGGGTTGTCGCGTTGCGACCTGTTGTTTTCAAAGGGATCAGCTCATGGCAAAACGTTGCGACGTATGCGGAAAAGGTCCGGTCGCAGGCAATAACGTCAGCCACTCGATGCGCAAGACGCGCCGGCGTTGGTTGCCCAATCTTCAATCCGTTCGCATCCGCGAGCGCGGCACCGTGAAGACCGCGAAGGTATGCACGGGTTGCCTCAAATCGAAGCGCGTCGCCCGCGCCGTCTGACCATACCCGAT
This is a stretch of genomic DNA from Candidatus Eremiobacteraceae bacterium. It encodes these proteins:
- the rpmB gene encoding 50S ribosomal protein L28, coding for MAKRCDVCGKGPVAGNNVSHSMRKTRRRWLPNLQSVRIRERGTVKTAKVCTGCLKSKRVARAV